In one window of Flavobacterium ginsengisoli DNA:
- a CDS encoding C40 family peptidase, translating to MKLRLFTFLSAFILFSSFTFKKNSEQILVQNSNIQTEINRDSIVAFAKKHLGIPYRYASSNPQKGFDCSGFVGYVFKNFGMTLPRSSSGYKNIGKTVKPEDFKVGDILVFYGYKNRNIVGHVGIICEANGMHSKFIHASSGKAQQVTITALDTEHYTKRFYKCVDVLEK from the coding sequence ATGAAATTACGTCTTTTTACTTTTCTATCTGCCTTTATATTATTTTCTTCTTTTACTTTCAAAAAGAATAGTGAACAAATTCTAGTTCAAAATTCTAATATTCAAACCGAAATCAATCGTGATTCTATTGTTGCTTTTGCAAAAAAACATTTAGGAATTCCGTACAGGTACGCCAGCAGTAATCCGCAAAAAGGATTTGATTGCTCGGGTTTTGTGGGTTATGTATTTAAAAATTTTGGAATGACGCTTCCGCGAAGTTCTAGCGGTTATAAAAATATTGGTAAAACTGTAAAACCAGAAGATTTTAAAGTTGGTGATATTTTAGTTTTTTACGGATATAAAAACAGAAATATTGTAGGTCACGTTGGAATTATTTGTGAAGCCAATGGAATGCATTCGAAATTTATTCATGCTTCGTCAGGAAAAGCACAGCAAGTAACTATAACAGCGCTTGATACAGAACATTATACCAAACGCTTTTATAAATGTGTTGATGTCTTGGAGAAATAA
- a CDS encoding SGNH/GDSL hydrolase family protein translates to MFPKKIALLILFLLISVISTSQTLNSNKTFLYQGRIEKLQNDNVILIGTASSVSFNFTGKECSISLQSVDAYEHHNYVQLVLDGKYIGKIRIEKGAVQVFPIKVTSSKKEHRLEIYKNTEAQSGNILFAGTTSKLIPISFKKKKKIEFIGDSITCGAASDPSDVPCDKGEYMDHHNGYYAYGPTLSREIDADYLMSRVSGIGMYRNWNDENKDEAIMPDAYPNLYLTKDASKPKYDFAFQPDIISIALGTNDFSGGDGKKERLPFNPEKYISNYINFIKMLYEHNPKVQIVITNSPMVGGERGVVFEDCLNKVKNAFANDKAHKPIQIFKFKPMTPSGCSGHPDLAEHKVLANEYAPFLKKLLNEK, encoded by the coding sequence ATGTTTCCCAAAAAAATAGCCCTTTTAATTTTGTTTTTGCTGATTTCAGTTATTTCGACTTCGCAAACACTAAATTCAAATAAAACTTTCTTATATCAGGGCAGAATAGAAAAACTGCAAAATGATAATGTCATTTTAATCGGAACAGCTTCATCTGTTTCTTTCAATTTTACAGGAAAAGAGTGTTCAATTTCACTTCAAAGCGTAGACGCTTATGAACATCATAATTATGTTCAATTGGTTTTGGACGGTAAATATATTGGGAAGATCAGAATTGAAAAAGGAGCTGTGCAGGTATTTCCAATAAAAGTGACTTCAAGTAAAAAAGAACATCGACTAGAAATTTATAAAAATACTGAAGCCCAAAGCGGCAATATTTTGTTTGCTGGAACAACTTCGAAATTAATTCCGATTTCGTTTAAAAAGAAAAAGAAAATAGAATTTATTGGTGATTCTATTACTTGTGGCGCCGCTAGCGATCCGTCTGATGTTCCTTGTGATAAAGGAGAATACATGGATCATCATAACGGTTATTATGCTTATGGACCAACACTTTCACGAGAAATCGATGCAGATTACTTAATGAGTCGCGTTTCTGGAATCGGAATGTATAGAAACTGGAATGATGAGAATAAAGACGAAGCTATAATGCCAGATGCTTATCCAAATTTATATCTAACGAAAGATGCATCAAAACCTAAATATGATTTTGCTTTTCAACCTGATATTATCAGTATTGCTTTAGGAACAAATGATTTTTCTGGCGGAGATGGTAAAAAAGAAAGATTGCCTTTTAATCCAGAAAAATACATTTCGAATTACATCAATTTTATAAAAATGTTGTACGAACATAATCCAAAAGTACAGATTGTAATTACGAATAGTCCAATGGTTGGAGGAGAAAGAGGAGTTGTTTTTGAAGATTGTCTGAATAAAGTTAAAAACGCTTTCGCGAATGATAAAGCACATAAACCAATTCAGATTTTCAAATTTAAACCAATGACTCCAAGCGGATGTTCAGGACATCCAGATCTTGCAGAACATAAGGTTTTGGCAAACGAATATGCTCCATTTTTAAAGAAGTTGCTAAATGAAAAATAA
- the bglX gene encoding beta-glucosidase BglX — MKNKKIIIIGVLSLFTVGNMNAQKKPYLDKNKTVEQRIDLLLPLMTLEEKVGQMNQYNGFWDVTGPAPKGGTAELKYEHLRKGLVGSMLTVRGVKEVRAVQKIAVEETRLGIPLIIGFDVIHGYKTLSPIPLAEAASWDLEAIKKSAAIAADEASASGINWTFGPNVDVANDARWGRVMEGAGEDPYLGSKIGYARVKGFQGETVADLAKANTIAACAKHFAAYGYVEAGLEYNIVDISNSKLYNSVLPPFEATVDAGVRTFMNSFNTLNGVPATGNAFLQRDILKGKWKFDGFVISDYASIREMIAHGYAKDEADAAAKAVIAGSDMDMESYLYVAKLVDLVKSGKVKESLIDDAVRRILRVKFELGLFDDPYRYCDEKREKEVVGSRANNEGVLDMAKKSIVLLKNEKNLLPLKKSGQKIALIGALANDKNSPLGSWRIAASDDTAVSILEGMQQYKGNQLTFEKGADLLKQKATFLTETVFNTTDRSGFEVAKNAAKNADAVVMVLGEYGFQSGEGRSRTDLNLPGLRQELLEEIYKVNPNVVLVLNNGRPLSIPWAAENVPAIVEAWHLGTQAGNAVAQVLYGDYNPSGKLPMSFPRNVGQVPIYYNKYSTGRPIDSDKNVFWSHYMDVEKTPQFPFGFGLSYTTFDYKNLKLNKTSFAKGEKVQVSVEVANSGNYDGKEVVQLYIHDEYASIVRPIKELKGFELVSLKKGETKTVSFTLTDKELGFYDNEGNYLVEPGTFKIMVGGSSDKGLQSGFEIKE; from the coding sequence ATGAAAAATAAAAAAATAATTATTATCGGGGTTTTATCCCTGTTTACTGTTGGAAATATGAATGCACAAAAAAAGCCGTATCTGGATAAAAATAAAACTGTTGAGCAGCGCATAGACCTGCTTCTGCCATTAATGACGCTGGAGGAAAAAGTTGGGCAGATGAACCAATACAATGGCTTTTGGGATGTTACGGGACCGGCGCCAAAAGGCGGAACAGCCGAACTGAAATACGAGCATTTAAGAAAAGGCCTTGTGGGATCGATGCTGACAGTTCGCGGCGTTAAAGAAGTGCGCGCGGTGCAGAAAATTGCAGTCGAAGAAACCCGCTTGGGAATTCCATTAATTATCGGTTTTGACGTGATACATGGCTATAAGACGTTAAGTCCGATTCCGCTGGCAGAAGCTGCGAGCTGGGACTTGGAAGCGATTAAAAAATCGGCGGCGATTGCGGCAGATGAAGCTTCGGCATCTGGAATTAACTGGACTTTCGGGCCAAATGTTGATGTGGCAAATGATGCGCGTTGGGGACGCGTGATGGAAGGCGCGGGAGAAGATCCGTATTTGGGAAGCAAAATTGGATATGCAAGAGTAAAAGGCTTTCAGGGCGAAACGGTTGCTGATTTGGCTAAAGCAAATACAATTGCTGCCTGTGCAAAACATTTTGCCGCTTACGGTTATGTTGAAGCAGGATTGGAATATAATATCGTAGACATTAGTAATTCGAAATTGTACAATTCGGTCTTGCCTCCTTTTGAAGCAACGGTTGACGCTGGAGTTCGCACGTTTATGAATTCGTTTAATACTTTGAACGGTGTTCCTGCAACTGGAAATGCCTTTTTGCAAAGGGATATTCTAAAAGGGAAATGGAAGTTTGACGGATTTGTAATTTCGGATTACGCTTCGATTCGCGAAATGATCGCTCACGGTTATGCAAAAGACGAAGCCGATGCAGCGGCAAAAGCCGTAATTGCAGGTTCTGATATGGATATGGAATCGTATTTGTATGTAGCGAAATTAGTTGATCTGGTAAAATCGGGAAAAGTAAAAGAATCTTTAATCGATGATGCCGTTCGCAGAATTTTGCGTGTAAAATTTGAATTGGGGCTATTTGATGATCCGTACAGATATTGCGATGAGAAACGCGAAAAAGAAGTTGTGGGAAGCAGAGCCAATAACGAAGGCGTTTTGGATATGGCAAAGAAATCGATCGTTTTGCTGAAAAACGAAAAGAATCTGCTTCCGCTGAAAAAATCAGGTCAGAAAATCGCTTTGATCGGAGCTTTGGCAAATGATAAAAACAGTCCGTTGGGAAGCTGGAGAATTGCGGCTTCAGACGATACTGCGGTTTCGATTTTGGAAGGGATGCAGCAGTACAAAGGCAATCAGCTTACTTTTGAAAAAGGTGCAGATTTATTAAAACAGAAAGCAACTTTCTTAACGGAAACCGTTTTCAATACAACAGACAGAAGCGGATTTGAAGTCGCTAAAAATGCGGCTAAAAATGCCGATGCCGTAGTAATGGTTTTAGGCGAATACGGATTCCAGAGCGGTGAAGGAAGAAGCAGAACCGATTTGAATCTGCCAGGTTTGCGGCAGGAATTATTGGAAGAAATCTACAAAGTGAATCCGAATGTGGTTTTGGTTTTAAACAATGGACGTCCGCTGAGCATTCCGTGGGCGGCAGAAAATGTTCCGGCCATTGTGGAAGCTTGGCATTTGGGAACCCAAGCCGGAAATGCAGTTGCGCAGGTTTTGTACGGAGACTACAATCCGAGCGGAAAATTGCCGATGTCGTTTCCTAGAAATGTTGGACAGGTGCCGATTTATTACAACAAATACAGCACAGGAAGACCGATCGATAGCGATAAAAATGTTTTCTGGTCGCATTATATGGATGTCGAGAAAACGCCCCAATTTCCGTTTGGTTTTGGATTAAGCTACACCACTTTCGATTATAAAAACCTGAAATTGAATAAAACATCTTTTGCAAAAGGTGAAAAAGTTCAGGTAAGCGTTGAAGTTGCAAACTCTGGAAATTACGACGGAAAAGAAGTGGTTCAATTGTACATTCATGATGAATATGCAAGCATCGTCCGTCCGATTAAAGAATTGAAAGGTTTTGAACTGGTAAGCCTGAAAAAAGGGGAAACCAAAACGGTAAGCTTTACTTTAACGGATAAAGAGCTTGGTTTTTACGATAACGAAGGAAATTATCTGGTAGAACCAGGAACTTTTAAAATCATGGTTGGAGGAAGTTCTGATAAAGGTTTGCAGAGTGGTTTTGAAATTAAAGAGTAA
- a CDS encoding L,D-transpeptidase family protein, producing MIRRKKMFSQYYKLRDALKEYREIEKNGGWKTIETDEDYKALKVGDSSDIVAQIRERLFVTKDIKEDNKSAVCDTILMKAMKYYEARHGYTPKNTILLEHINDLNIPVSERIKTIIVNMERCRWIDPELEKGQKYIEVNIPEFKLYIIEDGKIAFISPVVVGRAMTKTVIFSGMMSNIVFSPYWNVPTSIINSEIKPGMAKDKNYLQKKNLEWNNGAVRQLPGKNNSLGLVKFLFPNSSNIYLHDTPSKSLFERESRAFSHGCVRVAKPRELAIELLKVDPQWNPARIDKAMHAGKESWYTLKKKIPVYIGYFTAWVDREGNLNFYKDIYGRDESLIKLLTEE from the coding sequence ATGATAAGAAGAAAAAAGATGTTCAGCCAGTATTACAAGCTTCGTGATGCTTTAAAAGAATATAGAGAAATTGAGAAAAACGGCGGTTGGAAAACTATCGAAACTGATGAAGATTACAAAGCGTTAAAAGTTGGAGATTCATCAGATATTGTTGCTCAAATTAGAGAAAGGCTTTTTGTAACAAAAGATATTAAGGAAGATAATAAAAGTGCCGTTTGCGATACCATTTTAATGAAAGCCATGAAGTACTATGAAGCACGTCACGGTTATACTCCAAAAAACACTATTTTATTAGAGCATATAAATGATTTAAATATTCCAGTTTCAGAACGTATCAAAACAATTATCGTGAATATGGAACGTTGCCGCTGGATTGATCCTGAATTAGAAAAAGGTCAAAAATATATCGAAGTTAATATTCCTGAATTTAAACTGTATATAATTGAAGACGGAAAAATTGCTTTTATTTCTCCAGTTGTGGTTGGAAGAGCAATGACCAAAACCGTTATTTTTAGCGGAATGATGAGTAATATTGTTTTTAGTCCGTATTGGAATGTACCAACGAGCATTATTAATTCGGAGATTAAACCCGGAATGGCAAAGGATAAAAATTATCTGCAAAAGAAAAATCTGGAGTGGAATAATGGCGCGGTTCGTCAGCTTCCAGGAAAAAATAATTCTTTAGGTTTAGTGAAGTTTTTATTTCCAAATTCAAGCAATATTTATTTGCATGATACACCTTCAAAAAGTTTGTTCGAAAGAGAAAGCCGAGCATTTAGTCATGGTTGTGTCCGTGTAGCAAAACCACGTGAATTGGCAATTGAATTATTAAAAGTAGATCCGCAATGGAATCCTGCAAGAATTGATAAAGCCATGCATGCAGGAAAAGAAAGCTGGTATACGCTTAAGAAAAAAATTCCAGTATACATAGGATATTTTACCGCTTGGGTTGACCGCGAAGGAAATCTAAACTTCTACAAAGATATTTATGGAAGAGATGAAAGTCTAATTAAACTCTTAACCGAAGAATAA
- a CDS encoding sialate O-acetylesterase, with product MKNNIYKFVFFLLISSTMMANISLPNIFSDNMVLQRNSQVKIWGWANPKEEIKLVSSWNNQEYKTVANNQAKWEITIKTPEAGGPFTISIKGYNEVVLKNILIGEVWLCSGQSNMEMSVSWGIDDGEEEMKNATNPNIRFFTVPKLTAESPQNNLLGNWTESTPETMKYFSAIGYFFAKRLREDLKNVPIGLISSNWGGTPAEIWMPEDVVNNDPLLLENAKKLNEQEYGPRQPGRAYNAMIYPIVGFKIAGTLWYQGESNVGSLVYDKTLGALIISWRKEWNDNFPFYYVQIAPFKNGSNNFSNVTVRDSQRKLLKEVSKTGMVVISDISNTIDIHPKNKKSVGIRLANLALAETYKTNSNLVNGPLFKGIKVNKNAVIVSFDYGDGLYFKDKKSNQFEVAGVDGVFYPAEASIKNDEVIVTSKKVASPAKVRFAWGNTIQSDLFNKANLPASCFISEL from the coding sequence ATGAAAAATAATATCTATAAGTTTGTTTTCTTTTTATTGATTTCCAGTACTATGATGGCAAACATTTCGCTTCCGAATATTTTTAGTGATAATATGGTTTTACAACGCAACTCTCAAGTGAAAATTTGGGGTTGGGCAAATCCTAAAGAAGAAATTAAACTAGTTTCGAGTTGGAACAATCAGGAATATAAAACCGTTGCCAACAACCAAGCAAAATGGGAAATTACCATTAAAACTCCAGAAGCGGGCGGACCTTTTACTATTTCTATAAAGGGCTATAATGAAGTCGTTTTAAAAAACATTCTAATTGGAGAAGTTTGGCTTTGTTCTGGACAATCAAATATGGAAATGTCTGTGAGTTGGGGAATTGATGATGGAGAAGAAGAAATGAAAAATGCAACGAATCCAAACATTCGTTTTTTTACCGTTCCAAAATTAACGGCGGAAAGTCCGCAGAATAATTTGCTGGGAAATTGGACAGAATCGACTCCAGAAACGATGAAATATTTTAGTGCGATTGGCTACTTTTTTGCTAAACGCCTTCGCGAAGATTTAAAAAATGTTCCAATCGGATTAATTTCTTCGAATTGGGGCGGAACTCCGGCTGAAATCTGGATGCCAGAAGATGTGGTAAATAATGATCCGCTTTTATTAGAAAATGCAAAAAAGCTTAACGAACAAGAATATGGACCAAGACAACCTGGACGTGCTTATAATGCGATGATTTATCCAATTGTCGGATTTAAAATCGCAGGAACGCTTTGGTATCAAGGAGAATCTAATGTTGGTTCGTTAGTTTATGATAAAACTTTAGGAGCCTTAATTATTTCTTGGAGAAAAGAATGGAATGATAATTTTCCATTTTATTACGTTCAGATTGCGCCATTTAAAAATGGTTCAAATAATTTCTCAAACGTAACGGTTAGAGATTCTCAGAGAAAATTATTGAAAGAAGTTTCAAAAACAGGAATGGTTGTAATTAGCGATATTTCGAATACGATTGATATTCATCCCAAAAATAAAAAATCGGTTGGAATTCGTTTAGCGAATCTAGCTTTGGCCGAAACTTATAAAACCAATTCTAACTTGGTTAATGGACCGCTTTTTAAAGGAATTAAAGTGAATAAAAATGCAGTAATCGTTTCTTTTGACTACGGAGACGGATTGTACTTTAAAGACAAAAAATCGAATCAATTTGAGGTTGCGGGAGTAGATGGAGTTTTCTATCCGGCCGAAGCTTCGATTAAAAATGACGAAGTGATTGTGACAAGTAAAAAAGTAGCTTCTCCAGCAAAAGTGAGATTTGCATGGGGAAATACGATTCAGTCAGATTTGTTTAATAAAGCGAATTTGCCTGCTTCTTGTTTTATTTCTGAGTTATAG
- a CDS encoding DUF308 domain-containing protein codes for MANPLVSVTLLPLYVGLAILFRSVMAIFMAFNLKSYSVPDWKNLLGLGILGLLFSFLLLWNPVFAGLSIVYWTAFAFIASGIFYIYFSFKLKRIHDLG; via the coding sequence ATTGCTAATCCGTTAGTTTCAGTAACACTTTTGCCACTTTATGTTGGATTGGCTATTTTGTTTCGCTCTGTAATGGCTATTTTTATGGCTTTTAATTTAAAAAGCTATTCTGTTCCAGATTGGAAAAATCTTTTAGGATTAGGAATTTTGGGACTATTGTTTTCATTTTTGTTATTATGGAATCCTGTTTTTGCGGGACTTTCAATAGTATATTGGACTGCTTTTGCTTTCATCGCAAGCGGTATTTTTTACATTTATTTTTCTTTCAAGTTGAAAAGAATTCATGATTTAGGATAA
- a CDS encoding DUF308 domain-containing protein, whose amino-acid sequence MEHSLFKKVKATIDYWYIPLLVGILFVIIGFWSFATPVKAYLTLAFLFSVSFLVSGIFEIIFALSNRKK is encoded by the coding sequence ATGGAACATTCTTTATTTAAAAAAGTGAAAGCGACAATTGATTATTGGTACATTCCGTTATTAGTGGGAATACTTTTTGTAATCATCGGATTTTGGTCTTTTGCCACACCTGTAAAGGCATATTTAACATTAGCATTTTTATTTAGTGTATCGTTTCTGGTCAGCGGAATTTTTGAAATTATTTTTGCACTTTCAAACAGAAAAAAATAG